One part of the Anaerolineales bacterium genome encodes these proteins:
- a CDS encoding LCP family protein: MMRRLNPLPFIRANRRAVLIGLALFIALSAVAIPTAYSWSLYFGSAPTGLFGLPNIAASPTEQVDAQDIIQGSPDIVLPPAWDGAERVTILIMGLDYRDWSAGQGPSRTDSMMLLSVDPVSKTAGMLSIPRDLWAVIPGFTPQKINTAYYFGELYKVPGGGPELARRTVEQTIGVPIDYYAQIDFSAFVRFIDLLGGVKIDVPERILIDPLGERAPLHLQPGVQVLPGDLALAYARDRHSGGGDFARAERQQQIVLGIRDRIMEFNLLPGLVANAPAIYAELSSGIRTNLSLTDAIQLAVLAAQIPRQEIAYGVIGEQDVIYGNSPDDLAILIPIPDRIHALRDSIFTNGALSPLTPGSPAERMAAEAPVIGIQDGSGNSSLASRTQQYLNSLGAQVVQISSGPASNQTVLVDHTGNPHTLTFLADLMGIPTSRILHEFDPSHAYEIEIRLGSDWANNNSLP; encoded by the coding sequence ATGATGCGCCGCCTCAACCCGCTCCCTTTCATCCGCGCCAACCGCCGTGCCGTGCTGATCGGCCTGGCGCTGTTCATTGCCCTGTCCGCGGTCGCCATCCCCACCGCATACTCGTGGTCGTTGTATTTCGGCTCAGCGCCTACCGGCTTATTCGGCCTCCCCAACATTGCGGCCAGCCCCACAGAGCAAGTCGACGCGCAAGACATCATCCAGGGCAGTCCTGACATCGTGCTGCCTCCAGCCTGGGACGGCGCCGAGCGCGTCACCATCCTCATCATGGGCTTGGACTATCGCGATTGGTCTGCTGGCCAGGGTCCCTCACGCACCGATTCAATGATGCTGCTCAGTGTGGATCCAGTCAGCAAGACCGCCGGCATGCTGTCCATCCCGCGTGACCTGTGGGCGGTCATCCCTGGATTCACGCCACAGAAAATAAACACGGCTTACTACTTCGGCGAGCTATACAAGGTGCCCGGCGGCGGGCCGGAGCTGGCGCGCCGCACGGTGGAGCAAACCATCGGCGTGCCCATCGACTATTACGCCCAGATCGACTTCAGTGCCTTTGTGCGCTTCATTGATCTGCTGGGCGGCGTCAAAATAGATGTGCCTGAGCGCATTCTCATCGACCCACTTGGGGAGCGCGCCCCGCTGCATCTGCAGCCAGGCGTACAGGTGCTACCAGGAGACCTGGCGCTGGCCTATGCACGCGACCGTCATTCTGGCGGCGGAGACTTTGCCCGCGCCGAGCGCCAGCAGCAGATCGTGCTGGGTATTCGTGACCGCATCATGGAGTTCAACTTACTGCCCGGTCTGGTCGCCAATGCGCCGGCCATCTACGCCGAGCTCTCCAGCGGTATTCGCACCAACCTCAGCCTCACGGATGCCATCCAGCTGGCCGTGCTGGCAGCACAGATCCCGCGCCAGGAGATCGCTTACGGCGTCATCGGCGAGCAGGACGTCATCTACGGCAACTCGCCCGATGATCTGGCGATCCTCATCCCGATCCCTGACCGCATTCATGCCCTGCGTGACAGCATCTTCACCAACGGCGCCCTCAGCCCGCTGACGCCGGGCAGCCCGGCTGAGCGCATGGCGGCCGAAGCTCCAGTGATCGGCATTCAGGATGGCAGCGGCAACAGCAGCCTTGCGTCTCGCACGCAGCAATATCTCAACAGCCTCGGCGCACAGGTGGTGCAGATCAGCAGCGGCCCCGCCAGCAACCAAACCGTGTTGGTGGACCACACCGGCAATCCGCACACGCTCACCTTCCTGGCTGATCTGATGGGCATCCCCACCAGCCGCATCCTGCACGAATTTGACCCCAGCCACGCCTACGAGATAGAAATTCGCTTGGGCAGCGACTGGGCCAATAACAATTCGCTTCCCTAG
- a CDS encoding inositol monophosphatase, translating into MHPTLAYIEDLARRAGEILRTGYGQQHQIEYKGEADLVTEVDRASEALILGEIMRHFPEHSIFSEESGERSGNAEHTWFVDPLDGTLNYAHGMRTFCISIAYEHRGQLQLAAVYDPMANELFSAERGQGAWLNGERIQVSNPPSLRESLLVTGFPYDVRTNPRNNFAEFERFSRLSQGVRRLGSAALDMCYVAAGRLDGYWQLKLSAWDLAAGALLVQEAGGVASGVLGQTEFLREQNGVLAAGPGVYAEMLGVLKEMAAG; encoded by the coding sequence ATGCACCCCACCCTGGCTTACATAGAAGATCTGGCACGCCGCGCCGGCGAAATTTTGCGCACTGGCTACGGCCAACAACACCAGATCGAATACAAAGGTGAAGCGGACCTGGTGACCGAAGTGGACCGCGCCTCGGAAGCGCTGATATTGGGCGAAATCATGCGCCACTTCCCCGAACACAGCATTTTTAGCGAAGAGAGCGGCGAGCGCAGCGGCAACGCGGAGCACACCTGGTTCGTGGACCCGCTGGACGGCACGCTGAACTATGCGCACGGCATGCGGACGTTCTGTATATCGATCGCCTATGAACACCGCGGCCAACTGCAGTTGGCCGCGGTGTATGACCCAATGGCGAACGAGCTGTTCAGCGCCGAACGCGGCCAGGGCGCGTGGCTGAACGGCGAGAGGATCCAGGTGAGCAACCCGCCTTCGCTGCGGGAAAGTTTGCTGGTGACCGGCTTCCCCTACGATGTGCGTACCAACCCACGCAACAACTTTGCAGAGTTTGAGCGCTTCTCACGCCTGAGCCAGGGCGTGCGCCGCCTGGGCTCGGCCGCGCTGGACATGTGCTACGTGGCGGCCGGCCGCCTGGATGGTTATTGGCAGCTGAAGCTGAGCGCGTGGGATCTGGCGGCGGGCGCCTTGCTGGTGCAGGAGGCGGGCGGCGTGGCGAGCGGGGTTCTGGGCCAGACAGAGTTCTTGCGCGAGCAGAACGGGGTGCTGGCGGCGGGGCCGGGGGTGTATGCGGAGATGTTGGGGGTGTTGAAGGAGATGGCCGCTGGGTAG
- the hutI gene encoding imidazolonepropionase, with protein sequence MLIHSASQVLTLAGGPQRGTALGSLGIIEDGAVLLREGRIVAVGPSAELLAAHPDEPRHDASGRAVMPAFVDSHSHPVWAGDRAAEFELRQQGKSYLEVLAAGGGILSTVRATRAATPEQLHAETEARLQRMFAHGSATIEAKSGYGLSLESELRLLQVLLDLDAQGPWELAITFLGAHAIPAEFKNRSGDYAQELAQHWLPELKRWWGTNAADRPLPFFDVFCETGAFNLAQTRLMLEAAKAHGFPLKVHADEFDNLGGTALAIELGAASVDHLVAISDAEIAALAASPTVGVALPNTPFGLAETHFAPARKIIAAGGLLAIGGDLNPGTAWCESLQFTLALACRQLKLTQAEAIAATTINAAAAIGAAKRLGSLEPGKQADLLVLDVADYRQLGYRFGTNLVHTVYKKGAPYPVHSWQHEPSSKPV encoded by the coding sequence ATGCTGATCCATTCTGCCTCCCAAGTACTTACCCTGGCCGGAGGGCCGCAACGCGGTACGGCGTTGGGCAGCCTGGGCATCATCGAAGATGGCGCCGTGCTGCTGCGCGAGGGGCGCATAGTGGCGGTTGGCCCCAGCGCCGAGCTGCTCGCGGCGCATCCGGACGAGCCGCGCCACGACGCCAGCGGGCGGGCTGTTATGCCGGCCTTCGTTGATTCCCACAGCCACCCGGTGTGGGCCGGCGACCGGGCGGCCGAGTTCGAACTGCGCCAGCAAGGCAAGAGCTACCTTGAAGTGCTGGCGGCTGGCGGCGGCATCCTCTCCACCGTGCGGGCCACACGTGCCGCCACGCCGGAGCAATTGCACGCCGAGACCGAGGCGCGCCTGCAGCGCATGTTTGCGCACGGCAGTGCCACGATCGAGGCCAAGAGCGGCTACGGCCTGAGCCTGGAGAGCGAGCTGCGCCTGCTGCAAGTCTTGCTGGATCTGGACGCACAAGGTCCATGGGAGCTGGCGATCACATTCCTGGGGGCGCACGCCATCCCCGCCGAATTCAAGAACCGCTCCGGCGATTACGCGCAGGAGCTGGCTCAGCATTGGCTCCCGGAACTCAAACGCTGGTGGGGAACCAACGCCGCCGACCGCCCCCTGCCCTTCTTTGATGTGTTCTGTGAAACCGGCGCCTTCAACCTGGCGCAAACGCGCCTGATGCTAGAGGCGGCCAAGGCGCACGGCTTCCCGCTCAAGGTGCATGCCGACGAGTTCGACAACCTGGGCGGCACGGCGCTGGCGATCGAGCTAGGCGCAGCCTCGGTGGACCATTTGGTGGCGATCTCTGACGCAGAGATCGCCGCGCTGGCCGCCAGCCCAACCGTGGGCGTGGCGCTGCCCAACACGCCGTTCGGACTGGCGGAGACTCACTTTGCGCCGGCGCGCAAGATTATTGCAGCCGGCGGCCTGCTGGCCATAGGCGGCGACCTGAACCCAGGCACGGCCTGGTGCGAGAGCTTGCAGTTCACCCTGGCACTGGCCTGCCGCCAGCTCAAGTTGACCCAGGCTGAGGCCATCGCCGCTACCACTATCAACGCCGCCGCCGCCATCGGCGCGGCCAAGCGGCTGGGCTCGCTGGAGCCCGGCAAGCAGGCCGACCTGCTGGTGCTGGATGTGGCCGATTACCGCCAACTTGGGTACCGATTTGGCACCAATCTTGTACATACCGTGTACAAGAAAGGAGCGCCGTACCCGGTGCACAGTTGGCAACATGAGCCTTCTTCAAAACCTGTTTAG
- a CDS encoding glycine C-acetyltransferase — protein MADKLAWIGEELQALRDAGLYNHIRTLGSPQGAWLQVDGQRVLNFCSNNYLGLANHPRLLAAAEAAMRKYGLGPAAVRSIAGTMDLHVELDKRMAAFKGVEAAITLQSGFTANLAVLPALVGKEDAIFSDELNHASIIDGSRLSGATIIRYKHCDPADLQRVLAERRGEFRRALVVTDGVFSMDGDIAPLPEIYAVTSQADAILMVDDAHGEGVLGKGGRGIVDHFDLHGKVDVEVGTFSKAFGVVGGVVAGNARIVEWLRQRGRPFLFSSAMTVPDVAACLAAVDLLEESSELVERLWANTEFFKKEMEALGFDTGKSVTPITPVMLGDEQLAQKFSRAMFEAGVFAMAIAFPTVPRGTARLRVMISAAHSSADLEHGLQAFADVGRKLGVIR, from the coding sequence ATGGCCGATAAGCTTGCCTGGATAGGTGAAGAATTACAGGCCCTGCGTGATGCAGGCCTGTATAACCATATCCGCACATTGGGCTCCCCACAGGGCGCCTGGCTGCAGGTGGACGGCCAGCGCGTACTCAACTTCTGCTCCAACAATTATCTGGGCCTCGCCAACCACCCGCGGCTACTCGCCGCCGCCGAGGCGGCCATGCGCAAGTATGGCCTCGGCCCGGCCGCCGTGCGCAGCATTGCTGGCACCATGGACCTGCATGTCGAGCTGGACAAGCGCATGGCCGCCTTCAAAGGCGTTGAAGCCGCCATTACATTGCAGTCCGGCTTCACCGCCAACCTGGCCGTACTGCCAGCCCTGGTGGGTAAGGAAGACGCCATCTTCTCAGATGAGCTCAACCACGCCAGCATCATTGACGGCAGCCGCTTGTCGGGCGCTACCATCATCCGCTACAAGCATTGCGACCCGGCCGACTTGCAGCGTGTGCTGGCTGAGCGCCGCGGCGAGTTCCGCCGTGCCCTGGTGGTGACCGATGGCGTGTTCAGCATGGATGGCGATATTGCCCCGCTGCCAGAGATCTATGCGGTCACCAGCCAGGCCGATGCGATCCTGATGGTGGATGACGCCCACGGCGAAGGCGTGCTGGGCAAGGGCGGGCGCGGCATTGTGGACCACTTTGATCTGCACGGCAAGGTGGATGTAGAGGTGGGAACATTCTCCAAGGCCTTCGGAGTCGTTGGCGGCGTGGTGGCGGGCAATGCCCGCATTGTGGAATGGCTGCGCCAGCGCGGCCGCCCGTTCCTGTTCTCCTCGGCCATGACCGTGCCGGATGTGGCCGCCTGCCTGGCCGCGGTGGATTTGCTCGAGGAATCCAGCGAGCTGGTTGAGCGCTTGTGGGCCAACACCGAGTTTTTCAAGAAAGAGATGGAGGCCCTGGGCTTTGACACTGGCAAGAGCGTCACGCCGATCACTCCTGTGATGTTGGGGGATGAGCAGCTGGCACAGAAATTCAGCAGGGCCATGTTCGAGGCTGGCGTGTTCGCCATGGCCATCGCTTTCCCCACCGTGCCGCGCGGCACGGCCCGCCTGCGCGTCATGATCTCGGCCGCGCACAGTTCGGCTGACCTGGAGCATGGCCTGCAGGCGTTTGCGGATGTGGGCCGCAAGCTGGGAGTGATCCGCTAA
- the rsmA gene encoding ribosomal RNA small subunit methyltransferase A encodes MLSPLNVPALLRAHGLRPNKRLGQNFLVDEVHLAHIVSAAGVGPGDEVLEIGAGLGSLTRHLAAAAGRVVAVELDAALLSPLQSTLQGLDNVQVLHADIFDVAIAEHFTRDGFLVVANIPYYLTSNLIRHLLESRPRPARLALTVQLELAQRACASAPDLSLLALSVQLYGKPRLAHHIPAGAFYPVPNVDSALLLVELYDQPLLPWEQIDPFFRIAKAAFAQKRKTLANSLASVWPKAEAASRLQAAGIDPMRRPQTLTIEEWGRLLVAKP; translated from the coding sequence ATGCTCTCCCCCCTCAATGTCCCTGCACTTTTGCGCGCTCATGGTCTGCGTCCCAACAAGCGCCTCGGCCAGAACTTCCTGGTAGACGAGGTCCACCTGGCTCACATCGTCAGCGCCGCCGGGGTGGGGCCGGGCGATGAGGTGCTCGAGATCGGCGCCGGCCTCGGCTCGCTGACCCGCCACCTGGCGGCCGCCGCCGGCCGCGTGGTGGCAGTGGAGCTCGACGCCGCGCTGCTGTCGCCTTTGCAAAGTACGCTGCAGGGCCTCGACAATGTGCAGGTCTTGCACGCCGATATCTTTGATGTTGCCATCGCCGAGCATTTCACGCGAGATGGTTTCCTCGTCGTCGCCAACATCCCCTATTACTTGACCTCGAACCTCATCCGCCACCTGCTCGAGAGTCGCCCGCGGCCCGCTCGCCTGGCGCTCACCGTCCAGCTGGAGCTAGCCCAGCGCGCCTGCGCCAGCGCGCCCGATCTTTCCCTCTTGGCCCTCAGCGTGCAGCTATACGGCAAGCCGCGCCTGGCCCACCACATCCCCGCCGGCGCTTTCTACCCTGTGCCCAATGTCGACTCAGCCCTGTTGCTGGTCGAGCTCTACGATCAGCCCCTGCTACCCTGGGAGCAGATCGACCCCTTCTTCCGCATTGCCAAAGCCGCCTTCGCCCAGAAGCGCAAAACGCTGGCCAACTCCTTGGCCAGCGTCTGGCCCAAGGCCGAAGCCGCCAGCCGCCTGCAGGCGGCTGGCATTGACCCCATGCGCCGCCCCCAAACCCTCACCATCGAGGAGTGGGGTCGCCTGCTGGTTGCCAAGCCTTGA
- a CDS encoding polyprenol monophosphomannose synthase yields the protein MKITIIIPTYNEAENLPLLVEAIQAQKVPGLHILIVDDMSPDSTGEIADGLAQQYKNMEVLHRQGPRGLGRAYIYGFEHVLRGDSDVIGQMDCDFSHPPAKLPELVAKLAECDLALGSRYIPGGSVDEKWPLWRKALSRWGNFYARTILGLPVKDVTGAFRLWRRELLEKVPFSQVVSSGYVFLYEILYLAHRAGARFGEVPFYFADRKFGQSKMRFGVQIEAALRVWQVRWRYRNWRPGAQP from the coding sequence ATGAAGATCACCATCATCATCCCCACCTATAACGAAGCCGAGAACCTACCCTTGCTGGTCGAAGCCATCCAGGCGCAGAAGGTGCCCGGCCTGCACATCCTGATCGTGGATGATATGAGCCCCGACAGCACTGGCGAGATTGCCGACGGGCTGGCCCAGCAGTACAAGAACATGGAAGTCTTGCATCGCCAAGGTCCGCGAGGCCTGGGCCGCGCTTACATCTATGGTTTTGAGCATGTGCTGCGCGGCGATTCTGATGTCATCGGCCAGATGGATTGCGATTTCTCGCACCCGCCTGCGAAGCTGCCCGAGCTGGTGGCCAAGCTGGCCGAATGCGATCTGGCGCTGGGCTCGCGCTATATCCCCGGCGGCTCAGTGGATGAGAAGTGGCCGCTGTGGCGCAAAGCGCTCTCGCGGTGGGGCAACTTCTACGCCCGCACCATCCTGGGCCTGCCGGTCAAGGATGTCACTGGCGCCTTCCGCCTGTGGCGTCGTGAACTGCTGGAGAAAGTACCCTTCTCACAGGTCGTCTCCAGCGGATATGTATTCTTGTATGAGATCCTGTACTTGGCCCACCGCGCCGGCGCCCGCTTTGGCGAAGTGCCCTTCTACTTTGCTGACCGTAAGTTTGGCCAGTCCAAGATGCGCTTCGGTGTGCAGATCGAGGCGGCCCTGCGCGTGTGGCAGGTGCGCTGGCGCTACCGCAACTGGCGGCCGGGTGCACAGCCCTAG
- the surE gene encoding 5'/3'-nucleotidase SurE: MENKDRPQILLTNDDGINSPGLWAAAEALSALGYVWVAAPREQSSGMGRSMPNSSDGIITTQTLTVHGNEWTIYAVGGTPAQVVQHAILEIMPPFKPDLVVAGVNYGTNFGTGVTISGTVGAALEGASYGAPALAVSLETEHKYHLTHSTEIDFKPAAYFTTYFAQKLLTRQFPEDMQVLKIEVPAKASIHTPWELTRLSRMRFYAATAPQRKSWAEPGSTGYAEPTDTSIFAPGTDVHATLIAGKVAVTPISLDLTARVDFAALEKSLREE; this comes from the coding sequence ATGGAAAACAAAGACCGACCCCAAATCTTATTGACCAACGATGACGGCATCAACTCCCCCGGCCTGTGGGCCGCGGCCGAAGCGCTCTCTGCGCTCGGCTATGTATGGGTAGCTGCCCCACGTGAGCAATCCTCTGGCATGGGCCGCAGCATGCCCAACAGCTCAGACGGCATCATCACCACCCAGACGCTGACAGTCCACGGCAACGAGTGGACCATCTACGCCGTGGGCGGCACGCCTGCCCAGGTGGTGCAACACGCCATTCTCGAGATCATGCCGCCTTTCAAGCCCGATCTGGTGGTGGCTGGCGTCAATTACGGCACCAACTTTGGCACGGGCGTCACCATTTCTGGCACTGTGGGCGCCGCGTTAGAGGGTGCGTCCTACGGCGCGCCAGCCCTGGCCGTCTCACTGGAGACCGAGCATAAGTACCACCTCACCCACTCCACTGAGATCGACTTCAAGCCGGCCGCCTATTTCACAACTTACTTTGCGCAGAAACTGCTGACACGGCAATTCCCTGAGGACATGCAGGTGCTCAAGATCGAAGTGCCGGCCAAGGCCAGCATCCACACACCCTGGGAGTTGACCCGCCTTTCGCGCATGCGCTTCTACGCAGCCACCGCGCCGCAGCGCAAATCATGGGCTGAGCCCGGCTCCACCGGTTATGCAGAGCCGACCGACACCAGCATCTTCGCCCCCGGCACTGACGTGCATGCCACGCTCATCGCTGGCAAAGTAGCCGTTACGCCCATCAGCCTGGATCTGACCGCCCGCGTAGATTTTGCCGCGCTGGAGAAATCGCTGCGCGAAGAGTAG
- a CDS encoding flippase-like domain-containing protein, translating to MRNLLIGLALLLGVLFLLNHFTQFDAIVDVLQHSDWRFIGLALVFIAAWLLCTAATYQAVFAALGVERPVAPLVPLAAAANFVNVVAPSMGMSGMAVLISDARRRRLPSAHATVAGALFVLFEYAGFALYLVLGLIVLFRRDDITGPELAASGVLMVMTAILLVILYLGMRAPKALGHFLRWIARTTNKLSSPFTKRKTISEDRAEQFAHDIAAGLHSARQPRKLLKPLFYALLSKGMLLCVLTAVFLAFQAPISIGTLIAGFAIAYLFLIVSPTPAGVGVVEGVLTLTLTSMFVPLEQAAVITLSYRVLTFWLPLLFGFLSFQFLQIRKPFPTSS from the coding sequence ATGCGCAATTTGCTGATCGGTCTGGCGCTGCTCCTGGGGGTGCTGTTTCTCCTCAACCATTTCACCCAGTTTGACGCCATCGTGGATGTGTTGCAACACAGCGATTGGCGCTTCATAGGCCTGGCGCTGGTCTTCATCGCCGCCTGGCTGCTGTGCACCGCCGCCACCTACCAGGCCGTCTTCGCCGCCCTGGGCGTGGAGCGCCCGGTGGCGCCGTTGGTGCCCCTGGCGGCGGCCGCCAACTTCGTGAACGTGGTAGCGCCCTCAATGGGCATGAGCGGCATGGCGGTTCTGATCTCTGACGCCCGCCGGCGGCGGCTACCCTCAGCGCACGCCACCGTGGCCGGTGCGCTATTCGTGCTGTTCGAGTACGCCGGCTTTGCGCTGTACCTCGTGCTGGGCCTGATCGTGCTCTTCCGCCGCGACGATATCACCGGCCCGGAGCTGGCCGCCTCGGGTGTGTTAATGGTGATGACCGCCATCCTGCTGGTGATCCTGTATCTGGGGATGCGCGCCCCCAAAGCGCTGGGCCACTTTCTGCGCTGGATCGCCCGCACCACCAACAAGCTCAGCTCGCCTTTCACCAAGCGCAAAACCATTTCAGAGGACCGTGCCGAGCAGTTCGCCCATGACATCGCCGCAGGCCTGCACTCGGCGCGCCAGCCACGCAAGCTACTGAAGCCGCTCTTCTACGCCCTGCTGAGCAAGGGCATGTTGCTGTGTGTGCTGACTGCAGTGTTCCTGGCCTTCCAGGCGCCGATCTCGATCGGCACCCTGATCGCCGGCTTCGCCATCGCCTACCTGTTCCTCATCGTCTCGCCCACGCCGGCCGGCGTGGGCGTGGTGGAGGGCGTGCTGACCCTGACGCTGACTTCGATGTTCGTGCCGCTGGAGCAGGCCGCGGTGATCACGCTCAGCTATCGCGTGCTCACCTTCTGGCTACCGCTGCTGTTTGGCTTCCTTAGTTTTCAGTTCCTGCAGATCCGCAAGCCATTTCCCACAAGCTCTTAA
- a CDS encoding HD domain-containing protein gives MPTIDQARAWYPAYDPVHGFDHILRVLRAAEHLAEREGADIEIVRAAVLLHDASGQTGGETRADHQESGAEFAAGVLAAEGWPPARIAAVQHCIRAHRFRGTERPETLEAKVVFDADKLDVIGAYGVARTLAYDVVMEWPFFAEPSEHFTETGEKAEGETHSSYHEYLFKLSKIIERLNTPTAKAIGAQRQEFLNTYFEQLAKEARGQF, from the coding sequence ATGCCTACAATCGATCAAGCCCGCGCCTGGTACCCTGCTTACGACCCGGTGCATGGCTTTGATCACATTTTGCGCGTCTTGCGGGCGGCCGAGCACCTGGCCGAGCGCGAAGGCGCTGACATCGAGATCGTGCGGGCGGCGGTGCTGCTGCACGACGCCAGCGGGCAGACCGGCGGTGAGACGCGGGCTGACCACCAGGAAAGTGGGGCCGAGTTTGCCGCCGGGGTGCTGGCGGCTGAGGGCTGGCCGCCAGCGCGCATTGCGGCGGTGCAGCATTGCATCCGCGCTCACCGCTTCCGCGGCACGGAGCGGCCGGAGACGCTGGAAGCCAAGGTGGTGTTCGACGCCGACAAGCTGGATGTGATCGGCGCCTACGGTGTGGCGCGCACGCTGGCCTATGATGTGGTGATGGAATGGCCGTTCTTCGCCGAGCCGTCTGAGCATTTCACGGAGACCGGCGAGAAGGCCGAAGGCGAGACGCACAGCTCGTACCATGAGTATTTGTTCAAGCTGAGCAAGATCATTGAGCGCCTGAACACGCCGACGGCCAAGGCGATCGGGGCGCAGCGCCAGGAATTTTTGAACACGTATTTTGAGCAGTTGGCGAAAGAAGCGCGCGGTCAGTTTTAG
- a CDS encoding 4-vinyl reductase, translating into MQALTPSGYYLPNRFARIALETTEELVSGRAVMQALLEGAGLADLVQNYPPANLERGFDFAHFAALNLGMETLYGPKGGRGLALRVGRLTFERALSSFGALAGTADAAFRVLPLGLKLRIGLAALARIFSEISDQASSLQEHPHELHFVVQRNAVCWGRSGEEKPVCFFMVGLLQEAAHNLSGRELRVDEAECCAQGYKECRFVIHKDSSN; encoded by the coding sequence ATGCAAGCCCTCACGCCCAGCGGCTACTACCTGCCCAATCGTTTTGCCCGCATTGCCCTCGAGACCACCGAAGAACTGGTATCCGGCCGCGCCGTGATGCAAGCCTTACTGGAGGGCGCCGGCCTGGCCGATCTGGTGCAGAACTATCCGCCGGCCAATCTGGAGCGCGGCTTTGATTTCGCCCACTTCGCTGCTCTCAACCTGGGCATGGAAACCCTGTACGGGCCCAAGGGTGGCCGCGGCCTGGCCCTGCGCGTAGGTCGCCTCACTTTCGAACGGGCGCTGAGCAGCTTCGGCGCGCTGGCCGGCACGGCGGATGCCGCCTTCCGCGTGCTGCCGCTCGGCCTCAAGCTGCGCATCGGCCTCGCTGCACTGGCGCGCATCTTCAGCGAGATCAGTGACCAGGCCAGCAGCCTGCAGGAGCATCCGCATGAGCTGCACTTTGTGGTGCAGCGCAACGCGGTATGCTGGGGCCGCAGCGGCGAGGAGAAGCCGGTGTGCTTCTTCATGGTCGGCCTACTGCAGGAGGCGGCCCACAACCTCTCCGGCCGGGAATTGCGCGTAGACGAAGCGGAGTGCTGCGCCCAAGGGTACAAGGAATGCCGCTTCGTGATACACAAGGACTCATCCAATTAG
- a CDS encoding roadblock/LC7 domain-containing protein — translation MSTSRTQQLNERLHQLLTSTPEIEGAALVSDDGLIISSVLAPPADEDRVAAMSAAMLSLGERIARELGRGSLEQVYIKGGNGFALLTAANPNTVLTIMASNEARLGLLLLELRKVVADLQPLL, via the coding sequence ATGAGCACCTCACGCACGCAGCAACTCAACGAACGCCTGCATCAACTGCTCACCAGCACGCCTGAGATTGAGGGCGCCGCCCTGGTGAGTGATGACGGCTTGATCATCTCGTCAGTCCTGGCCCCGCCGGCTGACGAAGACCGCGTGGCGGCCATGTCTGCCGCAATGCTCTCGCTCGGCGAGCGCATTGCGCGTGAGCTGGGCCGTGGTTCGCTAGAGCAGGTGTATATCAAGGGTGGCAACGGTTTCGCCTTGCTCACCGCCGCCAATCCCAATACCGTCCTGACCATCATGGCCAGTAACGAGGCCCGCCTGGGTCTGCTACTGTTGGAGCTGCGTAAAGTGGTGGCTGATCTGCAGCCCTTGCTCTAG